The following are from one region of the Etheostoma spectabile isolate EspeVRDwgs_2016 chromosome 2, UIUC_Espe_1.0, whole genome shotgun sequence genome:
- the ppp1r12c gene encoding protein phosphatase 1 regulatory subunit 12C, which translates to MGDSARTKRREQLKRWAGSCTDKALAVPRRRWRGDAENGAREPGAELNDPPKDQPCVGRDEISLFLKRRKSVRFDRAAEFLAACASGDTEEAQVMLKEAKETKRINGEDVAEIINCSNADGITALHQSCIDGSMDIVSFLLDNGANVNQVDNEGWTPLHVAASCGHPDIADFLLQQGASLSAVNCDGDVPLDIALDETTEALLQDYTQRQGVDLEAAKRLEEEHIMVDARTWLTEGLPADVRHPRTGATPLHVAAAKGYLEALKILCQCGLDVSAMDFDGWTPLHAAAHWGQGEACRILAEQDCNMEARSNAGQTPFDVADESVEELLEELSQKQANSILDRQQGSTAANTQNKRRRSSVCRMSSKDKMNVQDQSKERGVSGGLELSEEKESSPESSTVSSPESLTTSTVSPADKTPEEKDEEEKEQDKANRTARVQPTPQTRDGAADSPNTPNSDRRKFQAPVRDEESESQRKARSRMMRQSRRSTQGVTLTDLKEAEKTVVKAAEPQPRNIQPVSPIVTVTPAERDTEPMSQGETEGEKRLGVKERRRGRRERRSTGIVQPGGENEEEDAYLDDTNSNRTSSESQLGDSSADYRTLYFKVLQENLL; encoded by the exons ATGGGGGACTCGGCGAGGACCAAGCGGCGGGAGCAGCTGAAGCGCTGGGCCGGCTCATGCACCGACAAAGCTCTGGCCGTGCCCAGGCGGAGGTGGCGGGGCGATGCCGAGAACGGAGCAAGGGAACCGGGGGCCGAGCTCAACGACCCGCCGAAAGACCAGCCGTGTGTAGGCAGAGATGAAATCAGCCTCTTCCTCAAACGACG GAAAAGTGTGAGGTTTGACAGGGCTGCAGAGTTCCTGGCTGCCTGTGCCAGCGGGGACACGGAGGAGGCCCAGGTGATGCTTAAGGAGGCCAAAGAAACCAAAAGGATAAATGGGGAGGATGTGGCAGAAATTATAAACTGTTCCAATGCCGATGGAATCACTGCTCTCCATCAG TCCTGCATTGATGGCAGCATGGACATAGTGTCCTTTCTTTTGGATAATGGTGCCAACGTGAACCAGGTTGACAATGAGGGATGGACACCACTGCATGTTGCTGCCTCCTGCGGCCACCCCGACATTGCAGA ttttcttttgcagcAAGGTGCCTCTCTCTCGGCTGTCAACTGTGATGGTGATGTTCCTCTAGACATTGCTCTGGATGAGACCACTGAGGCCCTCCTTCAGGATTACACTCAGAGACAGG GTGTGGACTTGGAGGCAGCTAAGCGGCTGGAAGAGGAACACATCATGGTAGACGCCCGGACCTGGCTGACTGAGGGCCTACCCGCTGATGTACGACACCCCAGGACCGGGGCCACTCCACTGCATGTGGCCGCTGCCAAAGGCTACCTAGAGGCCCTCAA GATACTGTGTCAGTGTGGACTGGACGTGTCAGCCATGGACTTTGATGGCTGGACGCCTCTCCATGCTGCAGCACACTGGGGTCAGGGGGAGGCCTGTCGCATTCTGGCTGAACAAGATTGCAATATGGAGGCCCGCAGCAATGCG GGTCAGACACCATTTGATGTAGCTGATGAAAGCGTTGAGGAACTCCTGGAGGAGTTGTCACAGAAACAAGCAAAT TCCATATTGGACAGGCAACAAGGCTCCACtgctgcaaatacacaaaacaaacgGCGGAG AAGCTCGGTGTGCAGGATGAGCAGTAAAGACAAGATGAACGTGCAGGACCAGTCTAAAGAGAGGGGTGTTTCAGGGGGCCTGGAGCTGAGtgaggagaaagagagcagcCCCG AAAGCTCAACCGTGTCTAGTCCAGAGAGTCTTaccacatccacagtcagccctgCTGACAAG ACACCAGAGGAGAaagatgaggaggagaaggagcaggACAAAGCAAACCGCACTGCCAGAGTCCAACCAACTCCTCAGACGAGGGATGGGGCGGCTGACAGCCCTAACACTCCCAACAGTGACCGGCGCAA GTTTCAAGCTCCAGTCAGAGACGAAGAGTCTGAGTCTCAGAGAAAAGCTCGATCTCGGATGATGCGGCAGTCTCGCCGGTCCACACAG GGTGTGACTCTGACAGACCTGAAAGAAGCAGAGAAGACTGTGGTCAAAGCTGCAGAGCCGCAGCCTCGCAACATCCAGCCTGTCAGCCCCATTGTTACTGTCACGCCTGCGGAAAGGG ATACAGAGCCAATGAGCCAGGGGGAGACGGAGGGAGAGAAGCGTCTGGGAGTgaaggaaaggaggagagggaggagggaaagGCGCTCCACTGGCATTGTTCAGCCAGGCGGAGAG
- the LOC116701406 gene encoding nicotinate-nucleotide pyrophosphorylase [carboxylating], whose amino-acid sequence MSPPSHKAAHSIPPHTLTRLAREWLAEDTPNFDPAGVCVGSLEVEARLLCKTPHSVLAGSPFFTAVFTEVGCTVDWIYQEGAEIGPDDITLTAVVRGPARCLLLGERPALNCLSRASGITTRCTQLQAMATAEGWHGEVAGTRKTTPGFRLVEKYAMLVGGVSMHRQDLSGMVMLKDNHIWASGSITQAVKAARSVCGFSSKIEVECRSAEEGREAAGSGADIVMLDNFQPQELHVAANALKEEFPALLIEASGGVTLENFAMYLSPHVDIISLGCITQGCPVVDFSLKVQKPVVHSTLKE is encoded by the exons ATGTCTCCGCCCTCACACAAAGCAGCACACTCCATCCCACCTCACACTCTGACCCGGCTGGCACGGGAGTGGCTAGCAGAGGACACACCCAACTTTGACCCGGCCGGAGTGTGTGTGGGCTCGCTGGAGGTTGAGGCGAGGTTGCTGTGTAAAACACCACACAGCGTCTTGGCAGGGAGCCCCTTCTTCACAGCAGTGTTCACTGAGGTCGGCTGCACCGTGGACTGGATTTACCAAGAGGGGGCTGAGATTG GTCCAGATGACATCACACTGACTGCTGTGGTGAGAGGCCCAGCAAGGTGCCTCCTCCTCGGGGAAAGGCCGGCTCTTAACTGCCTGTCCCGAGCCTCTGGGATCACCACCCGCTGTACTCAGCTCCAGGCAATGGCAACAGCAGAAGGATGGCATGGAGAAGTTGCTGGCACACGCAAGACCACCCCAGGCTTCCGTCTGGTGGAAAAGTACGCCATGCTGGTTGGTGGTGTGTCCATGCACAGACAAGACCTGAGTGGAATGGTGATGCTGAAGGACAACCATATCTGGGCTTCAGGAAGTATCACACAG GCTGTGAAAGCTGCCCGGTCAGTGTGTGGCTTCAGCAGTAAGATTGAGGTGGAGTGCCGCTCTGCAGAGGAGGGCAGAGAGGCAGCTGGCTCTGGAGCAGACATTGTTATGCTGGACAATTTTCAACCTCAG GAGCTCCATGTTGCAGCTAATGCACTGAAGGAGGAGTTCCCAGCACTACTGATCGAGGCCAGTGGAGGAGTGACTCTAGAGAACTTTGCTATGTATCTCTCTCCACATGTAGACATCATTTCTCTGGGCTGCATAACACAGGGCTGCCCAGTGGTGGATTTTTCTCTCAAGGTTCAAAAGCCTGTTGTTCACTCAACCCTCAAAGAATGA